Below is a window of Glandiceps talaboti chromosome 15, keGlaTala1.1, whole genome shotgun sequence DNA.
TGGTATTTTTATACACTGTAGAATATAGTACTATGTACAGGATACTTGTGAAGTTGTGATTAAAAATGGGAATAACATGTCACATGGCAGTCTTACCAGAATGCAGTTTTCCATACAAATTCAGTTGCTATGGTTTTTGTTCATCCTAGTTGACATAAACTCACCTATATCTAAAACCTGGATGTCGTTAACATTACATTCCTTTTCAGCACCACCAAATACGTACAGTTTATCTGTTTGGCTTGATGGCTGAAATGCTGAGTGTTCATAACGACCTCTAAAACCATTCCACTCCGGTTCATCCCATTCATAAAACTCTACAGGATAATAAGAGAAGGCAAAACAGACTTAAttagttgaaaaaaaagtgaaggCAATTTTACTGATCAGATACATCAGCAGATgacaacattacattttaacATTGATGTCAGCTCTTTTATTTGGAATCAATGAACTTTCATTTGTACTACTCCTAATACCCCGTTTGtacctccccccacccccaccctcgcCCTACCCACCTCATTTAATTAGTGTTCTATAGATAGTAGTACTGTTACTTTTTTCACCGAGCTCCAGATTCATATTGTCAATTTGACATGTGTACTTCGAAGTGTGATTCTGATAGTGTCAGACTGATCATTGGCAGGCTATTGGCATTCAGCTTGACATTCCCATTCGAGCTAGGAGCATCCAACTGAATGTGAACTTTAATCTTGGTCCAACTTGAGACTTGATCATCATCAATACACATATCATGTTCAATATACATCTTAGTTCAGCAGAATATGTGTTTTTCACAACTTAACACCTCAGAAatatcagtacatacacatatgataGATCCGAAACACACATACCTAAATTTAGAAGATGGGTTTCACCAAATGCACCATTTGGGTTGGCACCACCCACAAGGACCAATTTCCCTTGCTGACCATCCTTTCCTGGGATAAATGTAGATGTATGACCCACCCTCATTGATGGGGGTTCTCCTTTAGGTGACAACACATACCACATACCAGCTGTGGGTGTGTCTCCTGACTCCAAAATTGGATGCAGCTCCATGGTCTAGTAACTGCTGGGGAGGAAAAATCATGACTGTGGTTTGGTGGATCAACTATATATTTGTAGAAGAAACTAGGGAGTTAGATTGATACAATGGATGTAAAAGTACGACTCACATTTGTATGAAAGACTTTCACTGACCCAAAGGTGTACTGAATGGGGGGCTGtcatgtcatacatgtattagcagTGAACAGCCATATAGCCATATTTTACTAGTGCTTCATGATTTTAATGTTTCTAATATTATAATTGACTCATCCTATTAAACAATTTTGATGGTGTGTACATGCtaaatatttaccaaaaacCTGATCGTATCATCTCAAAAGTGATGAATGTAGTATATGTCTTGAATTCTTGAATTCATATTGGACAAATCACAACTTTACATGCTTCTGTCACTGGCCATTGTgttaatttgaaaatgacatctTCGAGATCTTCCTATGaagaattttcaaatttaatggAAGTGCACTCAGTCTGTAGAGTGCGACTACATAATCTTGATTTCAACCGATTACATTGAACATGGAACATAAGTTAATCCTGTTATATTTTTGCTTTTTCGAGtaagaaataaaagaaataccTGTTGTTAAGTCACTTCGAATAACAAGTTTGGTTGCCACAGGTACAGTTTGataaatacagacatacacacagtatAGCAATGTGAGTGGTTGCTGGGGTTTTCAAAAACGCGTCTTGTGTTGCTTTGAGGTCAAATgattaaaggttaaaggtcaacaTCAAAACGAAAAAAATTATGCTCATAAAAGTGGAAATATGTTTGGAATATAAAATGGAGAATTTTAAAATCATGTATATGAAATCAGAAAATATCTTGTATTGATAACCGTTCTTTTTCTCTTTGAACGTGTGTCTATCAAAATCTCCCGGCGTGCATCTGAAGAGAAGCCATTTTGAAGAGCGACCACGTTGTTTCCAGCGCAAACTACAAGAATAAGGAAATTATACGATTGTCTACCGACAGGTGGACTAGAATTTACGCCACAATGGTAGGGTACAATACTTTTTATGCATAGAATGAGAAAATCATCAGTTTTACTGCAGACAATTTCGTCTTTTGCTTTAAATCGAAGTAGTTTAGTTCCTGCACACCACGTGAGAGAGATTGATTGAATGAAGTTACCCTCCGTCCGGTCGAGGTCTTTCTCGTTCTATCATTTGAGATAGCTTAAAGAAATGAAGGATTTGACAATGTAACTCTTAGCGTAAACGAGGTCATTGGTTTTAACTTCATGTAAAAATACCAACACTGGCAACAGGGAATCGTAACAGAGAGCTGAATTTTAAACGATAGCTTGTTGCAATCTGTTGTGGTTAACATTTTCGTCCAtggacaaatttgcataaatatcaCATGCAAAGTAGTTCCCTCATAGTCTCCAAAAATACCCTTCCAGAGCTGTTCGCCTATGAATCTGTACTGTAGGTTCTGAAAATTATTTTGCAAATGTTCTACCATTTTCAATCTCACACACTTTTGCACAAGCagtgtgtactaatacatatttttttctgttcattGCAGGGCATGTTGGTTCTCTATGAACATGCAACAGGCTACGGTCTGTTTGCAGTTCTGGAGATGGAAGAAATATCCATGATGCATCACCAGGTAGAACAAAGCATGACAGATTTTGGCAAATTCTCGTCACTAGTAAAATTGAATGCATTCCTTCCCTTCAAGTCAGCTGGTCAAGCGTTGGATAATGTTAACTGCGTTTCTGAAGGTAAACATAATtctgaaaaattattttaaaatatgtcttATTTTTCCATGGAACTGATGTCCTAAGTACATATGGCTCACACTTATTGTAAATTTGAAACACTTTTTAGTGTAATTTTGATGTATGTACGAGTTTAACATGACTACAGAAGAAAGTATTCTGAAAGTTGTATTCATTGCAAGGTTGTCAGAGATGAGATTTCTTGGCAGCTTTCGGCCAGCACTTGCCTTTTGGAAAGAGATGGGTTTGGGACaccaaattacaatgtaatataccATAATGTTAATCTAAATTTCTTTGGAATTAATAGACATTCGTTTATTTGTCGGTGTCAACATGGACGTCAGCCTGGGTTCCACTGACCTTGCCACTGACCCAACTATGTTTGTAAATGTTCTTATGCATTCTCTCCTGTGTATATACCGGTAGGTATTCTCAGTAATGATTTGAAAGAGTTCTTGGAGACAAATCTTCCTGCAAAGAAGAAAAAACTTGTGCTTGGAGTTGGCGACTCCAGAATTGGTGGCGCCATCTCAGAAACCCTCAGTGTTACCTGTTCATCCTCAGGGGTAGTTCCGGAAGTCATACGAGGTAGCTACTTTTATAATcaatttatgagaaattataTCAGAAGTCTTTAACTCAGATGGTGTAAAAGGAGACCATTGAACTTGTCATTCAAGATTTGTTGATGTTGAACAAGGTCATTATAAAAAGTCAAGTCAACCAGCTATTCATGAAGTTACATTTGAAAAATCTTTGCCAAAATTTGAAAGATCAACATCTAAAACAAGAAAGCTtttgcatacatgcatgtttgATGAATGTCAGGgactttttattttcattcattttcatggCGAGAACATTTGAAAATTCATTTAATTAACCCAAAGGTAACCAAATCCAAAACATGAATATATGTCAGTTTCGTATTGATGTGAAATTTTCTATAATTCTCAGTGAGACATTGATCTGTAAATAAaagcaatattttatttttatttttaggtATACGAAGCCACTTCAGTAAAATGTTGAAAGGTTGCACAGCGGCCTTAGAAAATAAAGCACAGCTGGGATTGGGTCACAGCTATTCTAGAGCCAAGGTCAAGTTTAATGTCAACAGGGTGGATAATATGATAATTCAGTCTATTAGCTTGTTAGATCAGCTGGACAAGGACATTAATACATTTAGTATGAGAATAAGGTGAGAAAAAAACCATGTGACTCAGTTGTTGTGATATTCAGGAGTAACTCGGAGAACCTGTGTGGTGATTATGCCAAAAGCACCCATTTTCAAATCTTTGCATTTTACCTGAGTTCAGATCAGTGTGTTggcattttacatgtattcaagGATCCAAGAATGGACACAAAACCAAATGTTTAATTGGTGGTGAAATAGTTGTACTCAGTATAATCtacaattttagaaaaatatctatatatatcaaattgtgAAATCAAGATGAAGTAACGTACATATTTTTTACCATTTGCACAGATCAGTTATTTGCAAAATGCATCCATTGTAATTAATTACAGGTACCATTTCAAAGATTATGTGTTAACTTTGTTAAAACTGCATACAGGTATGGAAAATTAGAAAGCTTTGAAGAGTTACTGAGTTGAAAAGTAGGTGATACACATCATATCTATATTTGTTATTGCAGGGAATGGTATTCATATCACTTCCCAGAGCTTATCAAGATAGTCAGTGATAACGTTCTGTATGCCCAAGCAGCTAAATACATCAAATCTAGAAAAGATTTCACAGACGACAAGCTAGAAGGACTGGAAGAACTCCTCATGGACAGTGCCAAAGCTAAGGCAGTTTTAGATGCTTCAAGAAGTTCTATGGGTAAGAATAAAACTAACCAAGAGACTTGGCTATGTAGTTTGACATTATCACTCTTCAAGCCAGTGTATTACACCCAATATAGTAGCCAGGTCCTCTGGCTATTGTAAATTTGAGTTATTCTCCACATTTCACAGACATTTTAGAATTACTAACAGTATCTGATGCATGACCAGCCAATTTTTAGCCATGGCTAACTAATTGCCAAAAAATATTAGTGTATGTGCAATAAAgtatttaaatatttcttttatatcGAAGATTATAATGTTAAATTGTAAATTGAACTGCTTCGTTAGTAGTCCTGTATTAAAATAAAAGAGTTGTTTTCCTGATGTCAGGAAGTGTACAAATGTCGACTGCACTGTTGACCAATGAAAATGTTTGTAAGAAAGAGGTTGTTTTGATTGTTATTTAATgtttaattttctgtttttgacaGGTATGGATATTTCTGTCATTGATTTGATTAATATTGAGAGTTTTGCATCTAGAGTACTGGCACTGTCAGAGTACAGGAAACAATTACATGGATACTTGAAGGAGAAGATGCACGCAGTGGCTCCAAATCTGTCAGTCTTGATTGGTGAACAGGTTGGTTTcatgtctgtctgactgtaaTGTCTCACTGTGTCAGTTTGATCATCTTTTGCTGTATCTCTCTACTTCTGCTAACTTTTCTCTTAACATCCATCCCTAGCTCCCCTCTTTCAATTTCCCTGATTCTACATTCTTTTCACCCCACTCGCTCATTGACACAGTGAATCGTTCCTTGAAATAGTGCACCAGTAAAGCACAGCAGTCATCCGTTTCACTCACCCATATCTTTGTGTCCAACACTGAAAACCTAGCTAGTAACTAgggacacacaaacaaaactttGTGAGTAGAAGTTGATATGATTTACGGTAGTTTATTTTCTCCAAGTGAACTCAGACATCAGGCAAATGAGCCAAATTCAATGTGTTTGTCAAAACTTGTTCGAACATAGTTActgcaaaaaataattttattttgtaaaaagtgCACCACTCTCTACATCTCTGTGTGCTTACATGGATtaaatgacaacaataatagCAGGGTTTTTCCTGGCACTCAGGTTTTCCATTGACACTGAATGCAAGAGATGTATGCTTTACAGGTCTTAGTTACCTGTGTTGTCTTTCTGATTGTATGAATATTCAATACGTAAAAATAAACGTTCGCATTAATATTTTCTGCCAGATTAAAACCTTTATTGATGTATCAGTATGAGTTCACATGACTGATAAATTTTTATGCATTTTGTGTCAACTTTCATAATGTTctgttttaatacagtatatacaatgtcaCACAGAATGCTAGAATAAACCGACCTTCCTTCTCCACCGAGATTTCTCTGATACTAGTGAGATCTCTTGACTAAATAAGGATagacatgtatgcatgtgtatttatttttatgttgccAAGCaacataatttgtttgtaaGATTTGGCATAGAAATACTTTACTACTCCAGTTTTCCTCATTGACACAGTGAATCGTTCCTCGAAATAGTGCACCAGTAAAGCACAGCAGTCATCCGTTTCACTCACCCATATCTTTGCGTCCAACACTGAAAACCTAGCTAGTAACTAGGgtcacacaaacaaaatgatttATGGTAGTTTATTTTCTCCAAATGAACTCAAACATCAGGCAAATGGGCCAAATATAGTGTGTTTGTCAAAACTTGTTCGAACATAGTTActgcaaaaaataattttattttgtaaaaagtgCACCACTCTACATCTCTGTGTGCTTACATGGATtaaatgacaacaataataacaacaatttacaaaatgataaACAGGACAAAGTAAACAAGgctaaaatgaaaataacaattacatGGAACTgactaaaataacaaaaattacaaagttCACAAGGCTCAAATGACTAACGTTGCACATGACACTATGTGACTGAAACTATAAACATTATGCAGTTTACGAGGCTAAAATGATAACGTTGCTCATGAAACTGACCTAAAATGATAGactgacaaaaacaaaaaggACTTCACTTGGGTGTGCATATCagatgacctctgaccttaaCCATTGTTCTCCTAGGTTGGTGCCCGTCTCATATCACATGCTGGCAGTCTAACCAACTTGGCCAAGTATCCAGCCTCTACCGTACAAATTCTTGGAGCTGAAAAGGCACTTTTCAGGTGAgtaaaattcatgaaatggtcCAACTTATCTCGACAGAAGCCAGTACAGAAACTACTAATCAGTGACACCACAAGTAGTCCATGGAATCATACAAATCAGACATAAATTGATTTGGTGAGGTTACATATTTATCTCATAATTAAGACAATCCATATATTTTTTCTACAACTTTGAATAGAATGTTATCATTATGTAGTCATTCAAATGGATCTACCAAATATTTTTGAGCCATAAGATCTGCTGGAGAGCAGTCATACTGATTAAGTATGACTCCATACTCAAGTGATAGTTGCCTTGGACTAGTCCATAGTCAACCACAATGGATGTAGCGAGTATACACATTTAGAGACGAGTTGGTTGTTGAAATCGttgtgtaaacagtttgttttgTCTTGACCCCTAACAGAGCTTTGAAGACAAGAGGAAACACACCAAAGTATGGACTTCTTTTCCATTCTACATTCATTGGTAGAGCCGGAACCAAAAACAAGGGTAGAATTTCACGGTACTTGGCCAATAAATGCTCCATAGCATCAAGAATTGACTGTTTCACTGGTAAGAATTAGGAAGCCCTGTAGTTCTAGTTAAGAAATGGTTGATAAACTTCAATCTTATCAAAGAGagtgttgtttgttttaggtttGATATTGGTAGGAGTATTGTATAAATTGATCAGGGTATGAAGTGTAGAGTATGATAAGTTGATAGGATGGTGGTTTGAGGAGGGAAAACTAGTGCCAGTAGTGGGGAGGGAAAACCTTGTTTAAAACATGGGACCCACCTTCATTTAAGGGTAAGATTATGAAGATATGTCCATATATTCTTCATACATCTAATTATAGTCAAATGAATAGTAACTTTTTGAGTTTTATCAATGATTATCTGTtgtatttgaatttttgtttcatgtaaattaaaatcaaaCCAGTGCACAGTAGGAAACATGTAGATAAATTACAAAGATACGGACAAGTACAGGTGACCCTTCTGTAATCCTGATATACAATGTCTCTATGTTGCATTTTGTGTCAACTTTCATAATATTCTGGtttaatacagtatatacaatgtcaCACAGAATGCTAGAATAAACCGACCTTCCTTCTCCACCGAGATTTCTTTGATATTAGTGAGATCTCTTGACTAAATAAGGATggacatgtatgcatgtataaatTTGATGCCTACAAAGTTGAATAAAGGAATACAGTATAATCAGTTCCGTAAATCTAGTTACTATGttcatagtctgtaaggtgtaCCATATCAGAGCGCCCTCACTCATTGGCCAACCTCTTCCAAGATCAGACTGTGAGGGGAAGAAATACAACACATTTTGCAGCGTATCAAGTTGAAAGGTCTCAAAGTAGTGAAATTGTTGAGTCaggtattacaatgtacaaatctaACTATTATGTTCATAGTCagtaaggtacaccatgttgGGTGCCCTTGTGAGTTGGCTAACTCCTTTCAAGATCAGAGAGATCAAACCATTGAGGGCAGAATGATGCAACTTATCTTACAGTTTGTTGTGTTAAATAACCCCAATTTGTCCTCTTCAAACAAAGTTAATTCTTGTATGATGCTGATTTAGAATAATGATGAATTTATGAAGAtaacatatttctttgatatttgttATTCTTTGTAGAGACACCAACAACTGTATTTGGTGAGAAGTTACGAGATCAAGTGGAGGAGAGACTTAAGTTTTATGAAACCGGGGAAGCACCAAGAAAAAACTTAGATGTCATGAAAGAAGCAGTAGAAGAGGTAATAGACTGTGTATACTTAAtgtacaatattgattttagaaCATATCACACTAACAAAGGTAATAGATTGTGTATAGATACTGTACACACGTGTGCCCtccaagccaatttgacgcaccaagatttggtgttcccctaccTCATactgtgtggtgactcacaGAAATCccattttttctcattttgacctACATCTTCAAAATCATAAGAAGGCACACTGCTGTACACCATGTTAACTTGTAGTTCCGAGACCTTGCAGTCTAGAATTAGCTAAGGTTGTACTTTTGAAAATATGTGTCAGTGGGCAGTCGATCCTGTTGTGCTCAacttgtatacaaacaaataccaacCCCACCCATAATAGAGAGCAGATTAAATGA
It encodes the following:
- the LOC144446425 gene encoding nucleolar protein 56-like, which produces MGMLVLYEHATGYGLFAVLEMEEISMMHHQVEQSMTDFGKFSSLVKLNAFLPFKSAGQALDNVNCVSEGILSNDLKEFLETNLPAKKKKLVLGVGDSRIGGAISETLSVTCSSSGVVPEVIRGIRSHFSKMLKGCTAALENKAQLGLGHSYSRAKVKFNVNRVDNMIIQSISLLDQLDKDINTFSMRIREWYSYHFPELIKIVSDNVLYAQAAKYIKSRKDFTDDKLEGLEELLMDSAKAKAVLDASRSSMGMDISVIDLINIESFASRVLALSEYRKQLHGYLKEKMHAVAPNLSVLIGEQVGARLISHAGSLTNLAKYPASTVQILGAEKALFRALKTRGNTPKYGLLFHSTFIGRAGTKNKGRISRYLANKCSIASRIDCFTETPTTVFGEKLRDQVEERLKFYETGEAPRKNLDVMKEAVEEVAELVASEKKKSKKKKKRKSEQVEAEVQSEETPPKKKKKKKAEEEEEEEEEEAVVVETPKSKKKKKKAKEKQETGDDKMDDSVAMETEETPVSEKKKKKKSKGKEAEADVTMDDSVIETVDTPSSEKKKKKKKKKKHDDDD